A genomic region of Miscanthus floridulus cultivar M001 chromosome 3, ASM1932011v1, whole genome shotgun sequence contains the following coding sequences:
- the LOC136545812 gene encoding glycolipid transfer protein 1-like — MQMEGTVFTPSLEGMKHVKSESGVILTKPFLQVCKQILPVLEKFGSAMSIVKTDIGGNITRLETKYASDPTKYEHLHSLVKVEVSAKTAKSSSSCTNGLLWLTRAMDFLVALFHNLVQHPDWQMSQACSDAYSKKLKKWHGWLASSSFSVAIKLAPDRKKFMEIISGSGDINADIDKFCATFSPLLAENHKFLASVGMDDLKAS, encoded by the exons ATGCAGATGGAGGGGACCGTGTTCACACCCTCCCTTGAGGGCATGAAGCATGTCAAGTCGGAGAGTGGCGTGATTCTGACCAAGCCGTTTCTCCAAGTATGCAAGCAAATCCTTCCAGTGCTAG AGAAGTTTGGGTCAGCCATGTCGATCGTCAAGACGGACATAGGAGGCAATATCACG AGGCTGGAGACAAAATATGCGTCGGATCCTACAAAGTATGAGCACTTGCACAGCTTGGTGAAAGTAGAAGTCAGCGCCAAGACAGCCAAAAGCTCTAGCAGCTGTACTAATGGCCTCCTCTGGCTGACAAG AGCTATGGACTTCTTGGTTGCACTGTTCCACAATTTGGTACAACATCCAGATTGGCAGATGTCACAAGCTTGCAGTGACGCTTACAGCAAAAAACTGAAGAAATGGCATGGCTGGCTGGCGAGTTCGAGCTTTTCG GTTGCCATAAAGCTTGCACCAGACAGGAAGAAGTTCATGGAGATCATCAGTGGTTCAGGCGACATCAACGCTGATATTGACAAGTTCTGCGCAACATTCTCCCCTTTGCTTGCAGAAAACCACAAGTTTCTG GCCAGTGTGGGCATGGACGATCTTAAGGCATCCTAA